One Sphaeramia orbicularis chromosome 21, fSphaOr1.1, whole genome shotgun sequence DNA window includes the following coding sequences:
- the LOC115413067 gene encoding C-X-C chemokine receptor type 4-like, giving the protein MGEYDFTFDLFDNSSDNFSAESGDFELDIEEPCPRSISSHFNRVFLPTVYGIIAFLGIIGNGLVVVVMGYQKKVKTMTDKYRLHLSVADLLFVLTLPFWAVDAAKTWYFGSFLCVSVHVIYTVNLYSSVLILAFISLDRYFAVVRATNSQATRKLLASRVIYVGVWLPAVVLTVPDLVFARTEDTSSSNFLLNQYENTETADSRILCQRFYPEASILEWTVAFRFQHILVGFVLPGLVILVCYCIIIAKLSEGSKGQVLKRKALKTTVILILCFFGCWLPYCLGIFLDTLMMLNVVPPSCQLEQAVEKWISVTEALAYFHCCLNPILYAFLGVKFKKSARSALTVGSRSSQKVTLMTKKRGPISSVSTESESSSVLSS; this is encoded by the exons ATGGGGGAG TACGACTTCACATTTGACCTGTTTGACAACAGTTCGGACAACTTCTCTGCTGAGTCTGGGGACTTTGAGCTGGACATAGAGGAGCCGTGTCCCCGCAGCATCAGCAGCCACTTCAACAGGGTCTTCCTCCCCACCGTTTATGGAATTATAGCCTTTCTGGGAATCATTGGTAATGGATTAGTGGTTGTTGTGATGGGCTaccagaaaaaagtcaaaaccatgACGGACAAATACCGGCTGCACCTGTCCGTGGCCGACCTCCTGTTTGTGCTCACGCTGCCCTTCTGGGCCGTGGACGCTGCCAAAACCTGGTACTTTGGGAGTTTCCTGTGCGTGTCAGTGCATGTGATCTACACGGTGAACCTGTACAGCAGCGTGCTCATCCTGGCCTTCATCAGCCTGGACAGGTACTTTGCGGTGGTGCGGGCCACCAACAGTCAGGCCACCAGGAAGCTGCTGGCCAGCAGAGTCATCTACGTGGGGGTATGGCTGCCGGCCGTCGTCCTGACCGTCCCCGACCTGGTGTTCGCCAGAACTGAAGACACCAGCTCGTCCAACTTCCTCTTGAACCAGTACGAAAACACGGAGACGGCGGACTCCAGGATCCTGTGTCAGCGCTTCTACCCCGAGGCGTCCATCCTGGAGTGGACGGTGGCGTTCCGCTTCCAGCACATCCTGGTGGGCTTCGTCCTGCCGGGCCTGGTCATCCTCGTCTGCTACTGCATCATCATCGCGAAGCTGTCCGAAGGCTCCAAGGGTCAGGTTCTGAAGAGGAAGGCCCTGAAGACCACGGTCATCCTCATCCTGTGCTTCTTCGGCTGCTGGCTGCCCTACTGCCTGGGCATCTTCCTGGACACCCTCATGATGCTCAACGTGGTCCCTCCGTCCTGCCAGCTGGAGCAGGCGGTGGAGAAGTGGATCTCCGTCACCGAGGCTCTGGCCTATTTCCACTGCTGCTTAAACCCCATCCTGTACGCGTTCCTGGGAGTGAAGTTTAAGAAGTCGGCCCGGAGCGCGCTGACTGTCGGCAGCAGATCGAGTCAGAAAGTAACTCTCATGACTAAAAAGCGAGGACCCATTTCATCTGTGTCCACGGAGTCGGAGTCTTCAAGTGTTTTGTCCAGTTAA